The Triticum urartu cultivar G1812 unplaced genomic scaffold, Tu2.1 TuUngrouped_contig_2418, whole genome shotgun sequence genome has a segment encoding these proteins:
- the LOC125526954 gene encoding dirigent protein 2-like — protein MATPLPETYHTQCCLPCEKELNLVLYLHQVVGPNANQKTIIPTKPGESLFGITAVNNWAIVDAPDFKAKVVGHAQGIHVMADQPSVGYYNSFNLAFVEGSFKGATLQVMGIFNPVGEWAIIGGTGELTMARGTIKYKILQESAGIESIRELNIRAFYTPPSALVVKGA, from the exons ATGGCCACTCCTCTTCCCGAAACATACCATACTCAATGTTGCCTACCCTGTGAAAAGGAGCTAAACTTGGTGTTGTACTTGCACCAAGTCGTAGGACCAAACGCCAATCAAAAGACTATCATACCAACTAAACCTGGTGAGAGTTTGTTTGGTATCACTGCTGTTAATAACTGGGCCATAGTTGATGCCCCAGATTTCAAAGCAAAGGTCGTTGGTCATGCACAAGGCATTCATGTCATGGCTGATCAACCAAGTGTTGGCTATTACAATTCTTTCAACCTTGCGTTTGTGGAGGGAAG CTTCAAGGGAGCGACTCTTCAGGTGATGGGGATTTTTAATCCCGTGGGGGAATGGGCCATTATCGGTGGAACTGGAGAACTTACTATGGCACGTGGTACTATCAAATACAAAATACTCCAGGAGTCTGCTGGCATTGAGAGTATCCGGGAACTGAATATTCGCGCATTCTACACACCCCCGAGCGCACTAGTT GTCAAGGGCGCATGA